From the genome of Cytobacillus luteolus, one region includes:
- the lpdA gene encoding dihydrolipoyl dehydrogenase has protein sequence MATEYDLVILGGGTGGYVAAIRASQLGLKVAVVEKGKLGGTCLHAGCIPSKALLRSAEVYATTKKSEEFGVLTSDVTLDFSKVQARKEKITDQLYKGVQHLMKQGKISVYEGLGRILGPSIFSPMPGTISVEMNNGEENEMLIPKNVIIATGSRPRTLPGLEADSEYVMTSDEALAMKELPKSIIIVGGGVIGIEWASMLVDFGLEVTVLEYADRILPTEDKEVSKELQRLMKKKGVKIVTGAKVLPETLEKGEGVTIKAEHKGEQKTFTAEKLLVSVGRQANVEGIGLENTEIQLDRGNIVTNEVYQTKESHIYAIGDVIGGLQLAHVASHEGIVAVEHIANENPMPIDYTLISKCVYSSPEVASVGYTEDEAKEKGFNVKTGKFSFRAIGKALVYGESDGFVKLVVDEDTDDLLGVHMIGPHVTDMISEAGLARVLDATPWEISHTIHPHPTLSEAIGEAALAVYGKAIHS, from the coding sequence ATGGCAACGGAATATGATTTAGTTATTCTAGGTGGAGGCACTGGCGGATATGTTGCTGCAATTCGTGCCTCACAGCTTGGATTGAAGGTAGCAGTTGTTGAAAAAGGAAAGCTTGGAGGTACATGCCTTCACGCTGGATGTATACCAAGTAAAGCATTACTTAGAAGTGCAGAGGTATATGCAACTACGAAAAAGAGCGAAGAATTTGGCGTATTAACAAGTGATGTAACTCTAGATTTTTCAAAGGTTCAAGCTAGAAAAGAGAAAATCACTGATCAGCTTTATAAAGGTGTTCAGCATTTAATGAAGCAAGGGAAAATCAGTGTGTATGAAGGATTAGGGCGTATTTTAGGGCCTTCTATTTTCTCACCGATGCCCGGAACAATTTCAGTTGAAATGAACAATGGCGAAGAAAACGAAATGTTAATTCCTAAAAATGTCATTATTGCAACTGGATCAAGACCGCGTACATTACCTGGTCTAGAAGCTGACAGTGAGTATGTAATGACATCTGACGAAGCACTAGCAATGAAAGAATTACCTAAATCAATCATAATCGTTGGTGGCGGAGTAATTGGAATTGAATGGGCTTCGATGCTTGTAGATTTTGGCTTAGAAGTAACAGTGTTAGAATATGCAGATCGAATTTTACCAACTGAAGATAAAGAAGTATCAAAAGAGCTACAGCGTCTAATGAAGAAAAAAGGTGTAAAAATTGTTACTGGTGCGAAAGTACTTCCTGAAACACTTGAAAAGGGAGAAGGAGTAACAATCAAAGCTGAGCACAAGGGTGAACAAAAGACATTTACTGCTGAAAAACTACTTGTTTCAGTAGGGCGTCAAGCAAATGTTGAAGGTATAGGACTAGAAAATACGGAGATTCAACTTGATAGAGGAAATATCGTAACAAATGAAGTTTATCAAACAAAAGAATCCCATATTTATGCTATAGGAGATGTAATCGGTGGCTTGCAATTAGCTCACGTTGCATCTCATGAAGGAATTGTAGCAGTTGAGCATATTGCTAACGAAAACCCAATGCCTATCGATTATACCCTTATTTCTAAGTGTGTATATAGTAGCCCAGAGGTTGCAAGTGTTGGATATACAGAAGATGAAGCAAAAGAAAAAGGCTTTAATGTAAAAACAGGTAAGTTTTCATTTAGAGCGATTGGGAAAGCACTTGTTTACGGTGAAAGTGATGGATTTGTAAAACTTGTGGTTGATGAAGACACTGATGACCTATTAGGTGTACATATGATTGGTCCACATGTTACAGATATGATTTCAGAGGCAGGACTAGCAAGAGTACTTGATGCAACTCCTTGGGAGATTTCACATACCATTCACCCTCACCCAACATTATCTGAGGCAATTGGTGAAGCAGCATTAGCTGTTTATGGCAAGGCAATCCATTCATAA
- a CDS encoding thiamine pyrophosphate-dependent dehydrogenase E1 component subunit alpha, translated as MTENRHQALGLTDEKVLEMYETMLLSRRIDERMWLLNRAGKIPFVISCQGQEAAQVGAAFALDREKDYVLPYYRDMGVVLTFGMTATELMLSGFAKAEDPNSGGRQMPGHFGQKKNRIVTGSSPVTTQVPHAVGIALAGKMENKDLVTFVTFGEGSSNQGDFHEGANFAGVHKLPVIFMCENNKYAISVPIEKQLACENVSDRAIGYGMPGYTVDGNDPLEVYKVVKEAAERGRRGEGPTLVETISYRLTPHSSDDDDRSYREQEEVAEAKKKDPIILFAAYLKEVGVLTEEIETTMNDRIMKLVNEATDYAENAPYAEPESALKHVYAE; from the coding sequence ATGACAGAAAATCGTCATCAAGCATTAGGTTTAACTGATGAAAAAGTTCTTGAAATGTATGAAACTATGCTACTATCACGTAGAATTGATGAGCGTATGTGGCTATTAAACCGTGCGGGTAAAATTCCATTTGTTATCTCGTGTCAGGGTCAAGAGGCAGCTCAAGTTGGAGCAGCTTTTGCATTAGACCGTGAAAAAGATTATGTTCTTCCGTACTACCGTGATATGGGAGTTGTATTAACTTTTGGAATGACTGCTACAGAACTAATGCTGTCTGGTTTTGCTAAAGCAGAAGATCCAAACTCTGGTGGACGTCAAATGCCTGGACACTTTGGTCAAAAGAAAAACAGAATTGTTACTGGTTCTTCACCGGTTACAACTCAAGTTCCACATGCTGTAGGTATTGCCTTAGCAGGGAAAATGGAAAACAAGGATCTAGTAACATTCGTTACATTTGGTGAAGGTTCTTCTAACCAAGGTGACTTCCATGAAGGTGCAAACTTTGCTGGGGTTCATAAGCTGCCGGTAATCTTCATGTGTGAAAATAATAAATACGCAATTTCGGTTCCTATTGAAAAACAATTAGCATGTGAAAACGTATCAGATCGTGCAATTGGATATGGAATGCCAGGTTATACGGTTGATGGAAATGACCCATTAGAAGTATACAAGGTAGTTAAAGAAGCTGCAGAACGTGGCCGACGTGGTGAAGGTCCAACTCTTGTTGAGACAATTTCTTATCGATTAACACCTCACTCCAGTGATGATGACGATCGTAGCTATCGTGAACAAGAAGAAGTAGCGGAAGCAAAGAAAAAGGACCCAATCATTCTTTTCGCAGCATATCTAAAAGAAGTTGGCGTTCTAACAGAAGAAATTGAAACTACAATGAACGACCGTATTATGAAGCTTGTAAACGAAGCAACTGATTATGCTGAGAATGCTCCATATGCGGAACCAGAATCTGCTCTTAAGCATGTGTATGCTGAGTAA
- a CDS encoding alpha-ketoacid dehydrogenase subunit beta: MPVISYIDAVTMAMREEMERDPKVFVLGEDVGRKGGVFKATQGLYEQFGEDRVLDTPLAESAIAGVGIGAAMYGMRPIAEMQFADFIMPAVNQIISEAARIRYRSNNDWSCPITIRAPYGGGVHGALYHSQSVEAVFANQPGLKIVMPSTPYDVKGLLKAAIRDEDPVLFFEHKRAYRLIKGEVPTDDYVLPIGKADVKREGEDITVITYGLCVHFALQAAERLAKDGISAHILDLRTIYPLDKEAIIEAASKTGKVLLVTEDNKEGSIMGEVSAIIAENCLFELDAPIKRLAGPDVPAMPYAPTMEKYFMVNPDKVEKAMRELAEF; encoded by the coding sequence ATGCCTGTTATTTCATATATTGATGCAGTTACAATGGCAATGCGTGAAGAAATGGAAAGAGATCCTAAGGTTTTCGTATTAGGTGAAGACGTTGGAAGAAAAGGTGGAGTATTTAAAGCGACACAAGGACTTTATGAACAATTTGGTGAAGACCGCGTATTAGACACTCCATTAGCAGAATCAGCAATTGCTGGTGTTGGAATTGGAGCAGCGATGTACGGTATGAGACCAATTGCAGAAATGCAATTTGCTGATTTTATCATGCCGGCAGTTAACCAAATTATCTCAGAGGCAGCTAGAATTAGATACCGTTCTAACAATGATTGGAGCTGTCCAATTACAATTCGTGCTCCTTATGGCGGTGGTGTACACGGTGCATTATATCACTCACAATCAGTTGAAGCAGTATTTGCAAATCAACCAGGGTTAAAAATCGTAATGCCTTCGACACCTTATGATGTAAAAGGCTTACTAAAAGCAGCGATTCGTGACGAAGATCCAGTACTATTTTTTGAACATAAACGAGCGTACCGCTTAATTAAAGGTGAAGTACCTACAGATGACTATGTATTACCAATTGGAAAAGCTGATGTAAAACGTGAAGGTGAAGATATTACTGTAATTACATATGGTTTATGTGTTCATTTCGCATTACAAGCTGCTGAAAGATTAGCGAAAGATGGAATCTCAGCACATATTCTTGACCTGCGTACTATTTATCCTTTAGACAAAGAAGCTATCATTGAAGCAGCTTCTAAGACAGGAAAAGTACTTCTAGTAACTGAGGATAATAAAGAAGGTAGCATTATGGGCGAAGTTTCGGCTATCATAGCGGAAAACTGCCTATTCGAATTAGATGCACCAATTAAGCGCTTAGCTGGTCCAGACGTTCCGGCAATGCCATATGCTCCGACGATGGAAAAATACTTCATGGTAAACCCTGATAAAGTAGAAAAAGCAATGCGTGAACTTGCAGAATTTTAA
- a CDS encoding dihydrolipoamide acetyltransferase family protein: MAVEKITMPQLGESVTEGTISKWLVSVGDKVNKYDPLAEVMTDKVNAEVPSSFTGTIKELIAEEGETLAVGEVILMIEVEGGDAAPVSKEDTAKADTSETPVVQTDDTDKPNKRRYSPAVLRLSQEHNINLEAVNGTGAGGRITRKDLLQIIESGNIPTESTKEEPVAKAAPSPVQVEETTAVSQAAPKQAAPAPAIPVHAGDIEIPVTGIRKAIATNMLRSKHEAPHAWTMIDVDATNLVDYRNTIKNEFKQKEGFNITFFAFFVKAVAQALKEFPQINSMWAGDKIIQKKDINISIAVATDDALFVPVIKHADEKTIKGIAREITDLATKVRTGKLKSDEMQGGTFTVNNTGSFGSVQSMGIINYPQAAILQVESIVKRPVVMNNGMIAVRDMVNLCMSLDHRVLDGLICGQFLARVKEIIEKTSKENTSVY, from the coding sequence GTGGCAGTTGAAAAAATTACAATGCCTCAGTTAGGTGAGAGTGTAACTGAAGGAACAATTAGTAAGTGGTTAGTATCTGTTGGTGATAAAGTAAATAAATATGACCCTCTAGCTGAGGTCATGACCGATAAAGTTAATGCAGAGGTTCCTTCATCATTTACAGGAACAATTAAAGAATTAATTGCTGAAGAAGGCGAAACACTAGCAGTTGGTGAAGTGATTTTAATGATCGAGGTTGAAGGTGGAGATGCTGCACCAGTTTCTAAAGAAGATACTGCAAAAGCGGACACATCAGAAACACCTGTTGTCCAAACAGATGATACAGATAAACCTAATAAACGTCGCTACTCTCCAGCAGTATTAAGACTTTCTCAGGAACACAATATTAATTTGGAAGCGGTAAACGGAACGGGTGCTGGTGGACGAATTACTCGTAAAGATTTACTACAGATTATTGAGTCAGGTAATATTCCTACAGAAAGTACGAAGGAAGAACCAGTAGCAAAAGCTGCTCCTTCACCAGTACAAGTAGAAGAAACAACAGCAGTTAGTCAGGCTGCACCGAAGCAAGCTGCACCGGCACCTGCTATTCCAGTCCATGCTGGTGATATTGAAATTCCAGTAACAGGAATTCGTAAAGCAATTGCAACGAACATGCTTCGTAGTAAGCATGAAGCTCCACATGCTTGGACAATGATTGACGTAGATGCAACAAACCTAGTTGACTATCGTAATACAATTAAAAATGAATTCAAGCAAAAAGAAGGCTTTAACATTACATTCTTTGCGTTCTTCGTAAAAGCTGTAGCACAAGCTCTTAAAGAATTCCCACAAATCAACTCGATGTGGGCTGGAGATAAAATCATTCAGAAAAAAGATATTAATATCTCAATTGCAGTTGCGACTGATGATGCATTATTTGTACCAGTTATCAAGCATGCTGATGAAAAAACAATCAAAGGTATTGCCCGAGAAATTACAGATTTAGCTACAAAGGTTCGTACTGGTAAGTTAAAATCTGATGAAATGCAGGGTGGTACATTTACTGTTAATAACACAGGCTCATTTGGCTCGGTTCAATCGATGGGGATTATTAATTACCCACAAGCAGCCATTCTTCAGGTTGAATCGATTGTGAAACGCCCTGTAGTAATGAACAACGGAATGATCGCGGTACGTGACATGGTTAACCTTTGTATGTCATTAGATCACCGTGTGTTAGATGGGCTAATTTGTGGTCAGTTCTTAGCACGTGTGAAAGAAATCATTGAAAAAACATCAAAAGAAAATACATCTGTATACTAA
- a CDS encoding FUSC family protein: protein MNKIFNLFGGRTIKTGVAVFITAWICLQLNLPAIFAVITAIVTIEPTASDSMKKGIVRLPAAAIGAAFSMSLTHYLGHGAIVYALSAVLTIAACYKLKLFDGILVATLTAVMMIPTTGDHHLMAFVSRLGTTTIGLVVSTVVNLFILPPNYSKSITTNLSGLLQKCSVILNGPIKENVIGEKNYNRDTVKQLEHVSRKLETTTKLTEYIREEWKYHRHTKKQIREYHYELKKLYVLQQMVYHLKNLSYTKFADLRWNKTEKQTVIELIESVSTILSDPGHSISDDHLILVDQVNQQFLEWKNRQNKETTKKYHHHFSAETIVVYEILSIHDLIEELEGICKQESKRGIVQC from the coding sequence ATGAATAAAATCTTTAATCTATTTGGTGGAAGAACAATTAAAACAGGTGTTGCTGTATTTATAACTGCATGGATTTGTTTGCAATTAAATCTTCCTGCTATCTTTGCAGTCATTACGGCTATCGTTACGATTGAGCCAACCGCTTCAGACTCAATGAAAAAAGGAATTGTTAGATTGCCTGCAGCTGCAATTGGTGCAGCTTTTTCAATGTCACTCACGCATTATTTGGGACACGGAGCAATTGTATATGCACTATCTGCTGTGTTAACAATTGCAGCCTGCTATAAATTGAAATTGTTTGATGGAATCCTTGTTGCGACCCTAACAGCAGTAATGATGATTCCGACTACTGGGGACCATCATTTAATGGCTTTTGTTTCCAGACTCGGTACAACCACCATAGGACTAGTTGTCTCAACAGTTGTGAATTTATTTATTTTACCACCTAATTATTCGAAGTCGATAACTACAAACTTATCGGGATTACTCCAAAAATGCTCAGTTATTTTGAATGGTCCTATAAAAGAAAATGTTATAGGAGAGAAAAACTATAACCGGGATACCGTTAAGCAGTTAGAGCACGTGTCGCGAAAATTAGAAACGACGACTAAGCTTACCGAATATATAAGAGAAGAATGGAAATACCATCGTCATACAAAAAAACAAATTCGAGAATATCATTATGAGCTAAAAAAACTATATGTTCTTCAACAAATGGTTTATCACTTGAAAAACCTTTCTTATACTAAGTTTGCAGATTTAAGGTGGAATAAAACTGAAAAGCAAACGGTTATAGAACTGATTGAATCTGTTTCAACTATTTTAAGTGATCCCGGGCATAGTATATCGGATGATCACCTTATTCTTGTCGACCAGGTTAACCAGCAATTCTTGGAGTGGAAGAACAGGCAAAATAAAGAAACAACTAAAAAGTATCACCATCATTTTTCAGCAGAAACCATTGTTGTGTATGAAATTCTATCAATACATGACTTAATAGAAGAACTTGAAGGTATCTGTAAACAAGAGAGCAAAAGAGGAATTGTACAATGCTAG
- a CDS encoding methylmalonyl-CoA mutase family protein, with translation MESIESLKNQKFPAADSKVWKEEAEKSLKGKPLEKLLTNTYEGIALKPLYTKEDTKNLDHINEFPGFTSYKRGINPTGYSVKSWEVSQELNVSSFEEANRIIKHEIERGLTMLNLVLDNLESPINTLDDVRVLLDGIELEKLPLFVDAGILSFPFLSLIATYSNETQVPLKDLSGTIGMDPIGTLVKDGKLTIPLEKLYDLMSSTVKWSKVHTPQLRTVLVNGNPYHNGGANAVQELAYTIATAVEYIQEGLDRGLSINDIANSMTFSYSVGSNMFMEISKLRAARMLWTRIIEVYGGDKVAGQMHIHARTSAYTKTVYDPYVNMLRSTTEAFAAVIGGVNSLHVSTFDEPTKKADNFSRRIARNTQLILQEEAHLNKVVDPAGGSWYVESLTNDLAENTWALFQQVEEQGGILNALQSGFIQDSIEKVAGKRVENVKLRKEKIVGTNFYANLSEKELKSIDLEGPKSKIIPKTELDGVAKDYIDRVKDEEVLLSTTMDLVTQGVALKELVGQFESTNNIQVKPIHSHRLAESFEELRNAARRHKEATGSFPKIGLLNLGTLAMHKPRADFITGFFEAGGFEVHKNEGFTSVEAAVKGYESMDLSTVVICGTDELYKEFAEPLSNQIKSIHPNAKIYVAGMQDKETETSFLHAGISGFIHMKSNCYEVLKKLQLEMGVAVDE, from the coding sequence TTGGAAAGCATTGAATCTTTGAAAAATCAGAAGTTTCCAGCTGCAGACAGTAAAGTTTGGAAAGAAGAGGCCGAAAAATCCTTAAAAGGAAAACCTTTAGAAAAGCTTTTAACGAATACATATGAAGGTATCGCTTTAAAGCCTTTATACACAAAAGAAGATACAAAAAATCTTGACCACATAAATGAGTTTCCTGGGTTTACGTCCTATAAACGTGGAATCAATCCCACAGGATATTCTGTGAAATCTTGGGAAGTTAGTCAAGAACTTAATGTATCAAGTTTTGAGGAAGCAAATCGTATCATAAAACATGAGATAGAACGTGGACTAACTATGCTTAACTTGGTCCTTGATAATCTAGAATCTCCGATTAATACACTTGATGATGTAAGGGTATTACTTGATGGCATTGAGCTAGAGAAGTTACCTCTTTTTGTAGATGCAGGTATTCTATCTTTCCCATTTCTTTCATTGATAGCTACATACAGTAATGAAACTCAGGTTCCTCTCAAAGATCTAAGCGGAACAATCGGAATGGACCCTATTGGAACCCTAGTGAAGGATGGAAAACTTACAATACCTCTAGAAAAACTATATGACTTAATGTCTAGCACTGTAAAGTGGTCGAAAGTTCATACTCCACAGCTTCGAACGGTACTTGTAAATGGAAACCCATATCATAATGGTGGTGCCAATGCGGTTCAAGAGCTTGCATACACGATTGCAACAGCAGTTGAGTATATCCAAGAAGGGTTGGATCGAGGACTTTCTATTAATGACATTGCTAATTCGATGACTTTCTCCTATTCTGTGGGATCTAATATGTTTATGGAAATCTCGAAGCTAAGAGCTGCAAGAATGTTATGGACAAGAATTATTGAGGTCTATGGTGGAGACAAAGTTGCGGGGCAAATGCACATTCACGCACGAACTTCTGCTTATACGAAAACAGTCTATGATCCTTATGTTAATATGCTTCGATCAACAACTGAGGCATTTGCTGCAGTAATTGGTGGAGTAAATAGTTTGCATGTTTCTACTTTTGATGAACCTACTAAAAAGGCAGATAACTTTTCACGAAGAATTGCGCGTAATACTCAGCTAATTCTTCAAGAAGAAGCACACTTAAATAAAGTGGTTGACCCGGCTGGTGGGTCTTGGTATGTTGAGTCATTAACAAATGACTTAGCTGAAAATACTTGGGCATTGTTCCAACAAGTAGAGGAACAAGGTGGAATCCTTAACGCGCTACAATCTGGATTTATTCAAGACAGCATCGAAAAGGTAGCAGGTAAAAGAGTAGAAAATGTAAAACTCCGCAAAGAAAAAATTGTAGGGACAAATTTCTATGCCAACCTTTCTGAAAAAGAATTGAAAAGTATTGATTTAGAAGGACCAAAGAGTAAGATTATTCCTAAAACGGAACTAGATGGTGTAGCAAAAGATTACATTGATCGTGTAAAGGATGAAGAGGTACTCCTTAGTACTACCATGGATTTAGTAACTCAAGGAGTTGCATTGAAAGAGTTAGTTGGACAGTTTGAGTCTACTAACAATATACAAGTTAAACCTATTCACTCTCATAGACTAGCAGAGTCTTTTGAAGAGCTGCGAAATGCGGCTAGAAGACATAAAGAGGCAACAGGAAGCTTCCCTAAGATTGGCCTTCTAAACTTAGGTACCCTAGCCATGCATAAGCCTAGAGCTGATTTTATTACTGGATTTTTTGAAGCGGGAGGCTTTGAGGTCCATAAAAATGAAGGTTTTACATCTGTAGAAGCTGCAGTTAAAGGATATGAATCGATGGACTTATCCACAGTTGTTATATGTGGAACAGATGAACTTTACAAAGAGTTTGCCGAGCCATTGTCAAATCAAATTAAATCAATTCATCCGAATGCGAAAATCTATGTTGCAGGGATGCAAGATAAAGAAACAGAGACATCCTTTTTACATGCAGGCATTTCCGGGTTTATTCATATGAAATCAAATTGTTATGAAGTGTTGAAAAAATTACAGCTAGAAATGGGGGTAGCGGTAGATGAGTAA
- the scpA gene encoding methylmalonyl-CoA mutase: protein MSKRPDFSSVKWYKQDQKVSEAEWKKKVEEEINYTFEDLSFETNEQIALKPLYTNEDTKDFEHLDYMQPGLPPFLRGPYPTMYVNRPWTVRQYAGFSTAEESNAFYRRNLAMGQKGLSVAFDLATHRGYDSDHPRVIGDVGKAGVAIDSILDMKVLFDEIPLDQMSVSMTMNGAVLPIMAFYIVTAEEQGVSQEKLTGTIQNDILKEYMVRNTYIYPPETSMKIIADIFEYTSKNMPKFNSISISGYHMQEAGAPADLELAYTLADGLEYVRTGIAAGIDIDSFAPRLSFFWAIGMNYFMEVAKMRAARLIWAKMMKLFNPKNPKSLALRTHSQTSGWSLTEQDPYNNVTRTCIEALAAALGHTQSLHTNALDEAIALPTDFSARIARNTQLYLQDETGITNVIDPWGGSYYVETLTNELVERAWTHIEEIEGLGGMAKAIETGLPKMRIEEASARRQAKIDSGKESIIGVNKYRLEKEDPLDILDIDNTAVRLKQIENLEKLRAERDEEKVQETLNALTEATETGKGNLLELAVNAARARASLGEISDAIEKVAKRHKAVIRSISGVYSAEFSNEDEILKVKAMADEFLELEGRRPRIMIAKMGQDGHDRGAKVIATAFADLGFDVDIGPLFQTPEETALQAVENDVHVVGMSSLAAGHKTLLPQLIEELKRLGREDILVVVGGVIPAQDYHYLREQGAAAIFGPGTVIPVAAQKVIEEIIKRLGYEEVELHEK, encoded by the coding sequence ATGAGTAAAAGACCCGATTTCTCTTCAGTAAAATGGTATAAACAGGATCAAAAAGTAAGTGAGGCAGAATGGAAGAAGAAAGTGGAGGAAGAAATTAATTATACCTTCGAAGACCTTTCGTTTGAAACAAATGAGCAAATTGCTTTAAAGCCGTTATACACAAATGAAGATACAAAGGATTTTGAACATCTTGATTACATGCAGCCAGGTTTACCTCCTTTTTTAAGAGGACCATACCCAACTATGTATGTTAATAGACCTTGGACTGTAAGGCAGTATGCTGGATTCTCAACTGCTGAAGAAAGTAATGCGTTTTACCGCCGTAATTTAGCAATGGGGCAAAAAGGGTTGTCTGTAGCCTTTGATTTAGCAACCCACCGTGGGTATGATTCTGACCATCCTCGAGTAATAGGTGATGTAGGTAAAGCAGGTGTTGCTATAGATTCAATTCTAGATATGAAGGTGCTATTTGATGAAATACCACTTGATCAAATGTCGGTTTCAATGACAATGAACGGTGCTGTACTTCCAATCATGGCATTTTATATAGTTACTGCTGAGGAACAAGGAGTTAGCCAAGAAAAACTCACTGGTACTATTCAAAATGATATTTTAAAAGAGTACATGGTTCGAAACACGTATATTTATCCACCAGAAACATCTATGAAAATTATCGCTGATATTTTTGAATACACTTCAAAAAACATGCCGAAGTTTAATAGCATAAGTATTTCAGGATATCATATGCAAGAAGCAGGAGCACCTGCAGATTTAGAGCTTGCATATACGTTAGCGGATGGTCTTGAATATGTAAGAACCGGTATTGCTGCAGGCATAGATATTGATTCATTTGCACCACGCCTATCCTTCTTTTGGGCAATAGGAATGAATTATTTTATGGAAGTAGCGAAGATGAGAGCAGCCAGGTTGATTTGGGCAAAAATGATGAAGCTATTTAATCCAAAGAATCCTAAATCGTTAGCACTTCGAACACATTCACAAACATCTGGATGGAGTTTAACAGAGCAGGACCCATATAATAACGTTACTCGAACGTGTATTGAGGCATTAGCAGCAGCGTTGGGACATACGCAGTCCTTACATACAAATGCGCTAGATGAAGCGATTGCGTTACCAACAGATTTCTCTGCTCGAATTGCCCGAAATACTCAGTTATATTTACAAGATGAGACTGGCATTACAAATGTTATTGACCCTTGGGGTGGTTCATATTATGTCGAGACATTAACAAATGAACTGGTTGAACGTGCATGGACACATATTGAAGAAATTGAAGGACTTGGAGGAATGGCGAAGGCTATTGAAACAGGTTTACCTAAAATGAGAATTGAAGAAGCATCCGCACGTCGTCAAGCAAAAATAGACTCAGGAAAAGAGTCAATTATTGGTGTAAATAAGTATCGACTAGAGAAAGAAGACCCACTTGATATTTTAGACATAGATAATACAGCTGTTCGTTTAAAACAAATTGAGAACCTTGAAAAATTACGAGCAGAAAGAGACGAAGAAAAAGTCCAAGAAACACTTAATGCCTTAACAGAAGCAACAGAGACAGGAAAGGGTAATCTACTAGAGCTTGCTGTTAATGCTGCTCGTGCTAGGGCAAGTTTAGGTGAAATTTCTGATGCGATTGAGAAAGTGGCCAAACGCCATAAGGCTGTTATTCGTTCTATTTCTGGTGTGTATAGTGCAGAATTCTCAAATGAAGACGAAATCCTAAAAGTGAAAGCAATGGCTGACGAATTTTTGGAGTTAGAAGGGCGTCGTCCGAGAATCATGATTGCAAAAATGGGACAGGATGGACATGATCGTGGAGCGAAGGTAATTGCTACAGCGTTTGCTGATTTAGGCTTTGATGTAGATATTGGACCATTGTTCCAGACACCTGAAGAAACTGCTCTACAAGCAGTGGAAAATGATGTTCATGTTGTGGGGATGAGTTCCTTAGCTGCAGGGCATAAAACATTGTTACCACAATTAATCGAAGAGCTGAAAAGACTAGGAAGAGAAGATATCCTTGTAGTAGTAGGAGGAGTCATACCAGCTCAAGATTATCACTATTTGCGTGAGCAAGGTGCTGCTGCCATTTTTGGACCAGGAACAGTCATTCCAGTTGCCGCTCAGAAGGTTATCGAAGAAATAATCAAGCGCCTCGGTTATGAGGAAGTGGAATTACATGAAAAATGA